Within the Burkholderia mayonis genome, the region GCCTCGAGGCTCTGCGTGATCAGCGCCTTGATCTGCTGGTAAAGTGGGCTGAAAGTCGGCGAAGGCGCGGCCGCAGCCTCGCCGCCGGGCTGCGTGGAGCCGGCTGCGCCGTTCGGGTTGGGTGCGCTCGCCTGATTGGAAGTCATGGCGCGCATTTCAACATAAACCCCGCTTTTCCGTCCAGATTTTTCCCTCGAAAACATCTGTCTTATATAAGACATAAGATACTGTTTGACTTTACCCGCCCCCACTCCTACACTCCGGGTCGAGCAAGGGTTCGCGGGGTTTGCAGCGCGCGTCCCGGGCTACGTGCCTAGCCTATCTTCAGGCGCCGCCGCGCATGCGCCGCGAGTCCTCCGCCCTGCTTTAAAGCAACGCTTCGTGTAACGCGCATAGAATGGCGTTTTCCCTAGCGTCCCACGCTCAATGTCCTGGAGATTTCTCAATGGCTAAGCCCGCAAAGCGCGTTGCCGTCACCGGCGCCGCAGGTCAAATCGCTTACTCGCTGCTGTTCCGCATCGCGAACGGCGACCTGCTCGGCAAGGACCAGCCGGTCATCCTGCAACTGCTCGACCTCCCGCAAGCACAAGCCGCCGTCAAAGGCGTCGTGATGGAACTGGACGACTGCGCGTTCCCGCTGCTTGCAGGCGTCGTGATCGCCGACGACCCGAAGGTCGCGTTCAAGGATGCCGACGTCGCGCTGCTGGTCGGCGCCCGCCCGCGCTCGAAGGGCATGGAGCGCAAGGATCTGCTGTCGGCCAACGCGGAAATCTTCACGGTTCAGGGCGCCGCGCTGAACGAAGTCGCGAGCCGCGACGTGAAGGTGCTGGTCGTCGGCAACCCGGCCAACACGAACGCGTACATCGCGATGAAGTCCGCGCCGGATCTGCCGAAGAAGAACTTCACGGCGATGCTGCGCCTCGACCACAACCGCGCGCTGTCGCAGCTCGCGGCCAAGTCGGGCAAGCCGGTCGCGTCGATCGAGAAGCTCGCCGTGTGGGGCAACCACTCGCCGACGATGTACCCCGACTTCCGCTTCGCGACCGCCGAAGGCGAATCGCTGCTGAAGCTGATCAACGACGATGTCTGGAACCGCGACACGTTCATCCCGACCGTCGGCAAGCGCGGCGCGGCGATCATCGAAGCGCGCGGCCTGTCGTCGGCGGCGTCGGCGGCGAACGCGGCGATCGACCACGTCCGTGACTGGGTGCTCGGCACGAACGGCAAGTGGGCCACGATGGGCATCCCGTCGGACGGCTCGTACGGCATCCCCGAAGACATCATCTACGGCGTGCCGGTGATCTGCGAAAACGGCGAATACAAGCGCGTCGAAGGCCTCGAAATCGACGCGTTCTCGCGCGAGAAGATGGACGGCACGCTGGCCGAGCTGCTCGAAGAGCGCGACGGCGTCGCCCACCTGCTGAAGTAATGCCCTTCGACCGGTCTGCCGCGCTGCGGCGGACCGGTCGGCCGGCGGGGCCGGGCGCGACGCCCGGCCCCGCCGGCAATCCGATTCGCACGGGCTTTGCGCCTGGCGCCACGCATCGGCGCCGCCCCAGAGCCCGCACGAATCCGATGTTCCACGTTGGCCCAGATCCTGACCTGACGCAGAAGAACAGATGTCCGCGCTCACACCCGCAGAAGTGCTGTACGAAGGCGTTGCGCCGCCCGCGATCCCGCCGTGCTGCGATCATTACGCGGGCAGCGAGAAGCTGATGCTGAAATCGCTCGCGCTGCAGGCCGAGCTCGGCCCCGTCTTCGACATCACGCTCGACTGCGAGGACGGCGCCGCCGTCGGCCGCGAAGCCGAGCACGCGGCGCTCGTCGCGGCGCTCGTCGGCGGTGACGCGAACCGCTTCGGGCGCGTCGGCGCCCGGATCCACGACATTTCCCACCCTCACTGGCGCGACGACGTCCGCATTGTCCTGCGCGCGGCGCGCCCGCTCGCCTATCTGACGCTGCCGAAGGTCGGCGGCGCAGCCGACGCGGCCGAGATGTGCGCGTTCATCGAAGCATCCCGCCGCGAGCTCGGCATCGCGCAGCCGATCCCCGTCGACGTGCTGATCGAGACGCACGGCGCGCTCGCCGATGCAGCGCAAATCGCCGCGCTGCCGACCGTCGCGACGCTGAGCTTCGGCCTGATGGACTTCGTGTCCGCGCATCACGGCGCGATTCCGGACGACGCGATGCGCGCGCCCGGCCAGTTCGACCACCCGCTCGTGCGCCGCGCGAAGCTCGAGATCGCCGCCGCGTGCCATGCGCACGGCAAGACCCCATCGCACAATGTGACGACCGAGGTGCGCGACATGCGCGTCGTCGCCGACGACGCGCGCCGCGCCCGCGAGGAATTCGGCTACACGCGGATGTGGAGCATCCATCCGGCGCAGATCCGCGAAATCGTCGCGGCGTTTGCGCCGCGCGCGGGCGAAATCGTGCGCGCGACCGAGATCCTGCTTGCCGCGCAGGCGGCCGACTGGGGCCCGACGCGCCACGACGACGCGCTGCACGACCGGGCGAGCTACCGCTACTACTGGTCAGTGCTGCGCCGCGCGCGGGCGACCGGCCAGCCGCTGCCGGCGGAATCGGCGCCGCTCTTTCGACGCGCGGACGAACCGGCGGCGGAGCGACGCGAAGCATGAACGGTGCACGAGCGCGCAAAAACTGAATTCGACGGGCCAAATAGGTGAAAATAGCGGCCGCTGCGCGCTTCCGGGGCGCGTGCAGTTCAACCCGGTGGACGAGCTGTGCGTCCGCCCTTGTTAACGATTAAATGTAAGGTTCTGACTCCATGAAGAAACTGCTGATCGCCACCGTCATCGGCGCGCTGTCCGCCACGATGCTGGCCGCGGCGCCGAGCGCGTTCGCCCAGGCTTCGTCCACCACCGCGAAGAAAGCCACGCCGAAGCGCCCCGCGCCGAAGCGTCACCTGATCCCGCGCAGCAAGAAGGCGCAGGCGCGCGCGGCCGCGAAAACCGATCCGGTGCCGGAAGGCGCGGTCAAGTGGTCCTGCAAGGACGGCCTGTCGTACGACCTCGCGGGCGACATGAAGCGCGACCAGATCGTCACGGTCCACTGGGCCAACAAGAACTACAAGCTGCCCCGTCAGCAGACGACGACGGGCGCGGACGTGTTCTACGACCCGGCAAGCGGCATGAAGCTCGTCGTGATCCCGACGAAGGCCATGCTCTTCAGCGACAAGGACGACAGCCGCCTCGCCGACGAATGCCAGACGCCCGAAATGGCGGCCGGCAACGCCGTCGCGCCGACCCAGTCGAACGAGCTGAAGCCGGCGAACTGAGGTCGATCCCGACAGCAACCATCTTGCATGGGACCAGAGCAAGCGCTGAAGCGCCGGCTCTGGTCGACAGGAGCTTCGATGTCCGCCCCAATCCCGAACGTCCGGCCCGCGCCGGATTCAGTGCTGGTCGATATCGCCGACTACGTGCTGAACCATCGCATCGACAGTGCGCTCGCGCTCGAAACCGCGCGCCACTGCCTGATCGATACGCTCGGGTGCGGGCTCGAAGCGCTGTCGTATCCCGCCTGCACCAAGCTGCTGGGGCCGATCGTGCCGGGCACGATCGTGCCGCACGGCGCAAAGGTGCCCGGCACGCCATTCCAGCTCGATCCGGTGCAGGCCGCATTCAACATCGGCGCGGCGATCCGCTGGCTCGACTTCAACGACACCTGGCTCGCGGCCGAATGGGGCCATCCGTCCGACAATCTGGGCGGCATCCTCGCGACGGCCGACTGGCTGTCGCGCACCGCGATCGCGGCCGGCAAGCGGCCGCTCGCGATGAAGGACGTGCTCGTCGCGATGATCCATGCGCACGAGATCCAGGGCTGCCTCGCGCTCGAGAATTCGTTCAACCAGGTCGGCCTCGACCACGTGCTGCTCGTGAAGGTCGCGTCGACCGCGGCCGTCGGCCGCCTGCTCGGCCTGTCGCGCGACGAGCTGATCAACGCGCTGTCGCTCGCGTTCGTCGACGGCCAGGCGCTGCGCACCTACCGCCACGCGCCGAACACCGGTTCGCGCAAGTCGTGGGCGGCAGGCGATGCAACATCGCGCGCCGTGCGCCTCGCGCTGATCGCGAGGACGGGCGAGATGGGCTATCCGTCCGCGCTGACCGCGAAGACCTGGGGCTTCTACGACGTGTCGTTCGGCGGCAGGCCGTTCCGCTTCCAGCGCCCGTACGGCACGTACGTGATGGAAAACGTGCTGTTCAAGATCGCGTATCCGGCCGAATTCCATGCGCAGACGGCCGTCGAGGCCGCGATGACGCTGCACGCGCAGCTCGCGGCCGCCGGCCGCACGGCGGACGAGATCCGCCGCGTCTCGGTGCGCACGCACGCGGCGGCAATCCGCATCATCGACAAACAGGGCCCGCTCGCGAACCCGGCGGACCGCGATCACTGCATCCAGTACATGATCGCCGTGCCGCTCCTGTTCGGCCGCCTGACGGCCGCCGACTACGAGGACGCAATCGCGGCCGATCCGCGGATCGACGCGCTGCGCGCGAAGATCGCGTGCGTCGAAGACCCGCAATTCACGAAGGATTACCACGACCCGGCGAAGCGCTCGATCGCGAACGCGCTCGCGATCGAGTTCAACGACGGATCGACGCTCGCCGAGGCGGCGGTCGAGTATCCGATCGGCCATATGCGGCGGCGCGCCGACGGGATTCCGCTCCTCATCGACAAGTTCAGGACGAATCTCGCGCGCCGTTTCCCGGCGAAGCAGCAACAAGCGATTCTCGACGTGTCGCTGGACCAGGCAAAGCTCGAAGCGATGCCGGTCGATGAGTACGTCGATCTGTATGTGATATAGCCGTCAGATACAGGACTTCTTCTTTCCTAGCCTCAAACCCAGGAAATCACCATGGCCCACAATCTCCACAAAACACTCAAGGAATTCGACAGCGGTTCCGGCAAAGGCAAGTTCTACTCGCTGCCGAAGCTCGGCAAGGAACTGAAGACGAAGATCGAGCGCCTGCCGGTCTCGATCCGGATCGTGCTCGAGTCCGTGCTGCGCAACTACGACGGCAAGAAGATCACCGAAGAGCACATCGAGCAGCTGGCCAACTGGAAGCCGAACGCGAAGCGCGTCGACGAAATCCCGTTCGTCGTGTCGCGCGTCGTGCTGCAGGACTTCACGGGTGTGCCGCTCCTCGCCGACATCGCCGCGATGCGCGGCGTCGCGAAGCGCGCGGGCAAGAATCCGAAGAAGATCGAGCCGCTGGTCCCGGTGGATCTCGTCGTCGACCACTCGGTCCAGATCGACTACTTCCGCCAGAAGGACGCGCTCGACCTGAACATGAAGCTGGAATTCCAGCGCAACAACGAGCGCTACCAGTTCATGAAGTGGGGCATGCAGGCATTCGACACGTTCAAGGTCGTGCCGCCGGGCGTCGGCATCGTCCACCAGGTGAACCTCGAGTACCTCGCGCGCGGCGTCCACAAGAAGAAGGACGACGGCGACACCGTCTACTACCCGGACACGCTCGTCGGCACCGACAGCCACACGACGATGATCAACGGCATCGGCGTCGTCGGCTGGGGCGTGGGCGGCATCGAAGCCGAAGCGGGCATGCTCGGCCAGCCGGTGTACTTCCTGACGCCGGACGTCGTCGGCGTCGAGCTGAAGGGCAAGCTGCGCGAAGGCGTAACGGCGACCGACCTGGTCCTCACGATCACCGAAATGCTGCGCAAGGAGAAGGTCGTCGGCAAGTTCGTCGAGTTCTTCGGCGTTGGCACGAAGACGCTCGCGCTGCCGGACCGCGCGACGATCGCGAACATGGCGCCGGAATACGGCGCGACGATGGGCTTCTTCCCGGTCGACGAGAAGACGATCGACTACTTCAAGGGCACGGGCCGCACGAAGGCGGAAATCGCCGCGTTCGAGAACTACTTCAAGGCGCAGGACCTGTTCGGCATTCCGAAGGCGGGCGACATCGACTACACGAAGACGCTGACGCTGGATCTGTCGACGGTCGCACCGTCGCTCGCAGGCCCGAAGCGTCCGCAGGACCGCATCGAGATCGGCAACGTCAAGTCGACGTTCACCGATCTGTTCTCGAAGCCCGTCGCGGAAAACGGCTTCGCGAAGAAGGCGGAAGACCTGAACGCCGAGTACAAGACGAGCAACGGCGTCGACGTGAAGAACGGCGACGTGCTGATCGCCGCGATCACGTCGTGCACGAACACGTCGAACCCGAGCGTGCTGCTGGCCGCCGGCCTCGTCGCGAAGAAGGCCGTCGAAGCCGGCCTGACCGTCGCGCCGCACATCAAGACGTCGCTCGCGCCCGGATCGCGGATCGTCACCGAGTACCTGACGAAGACGGGCCTGCTGCCCTACCTCGCGAAGCTCGGCTTCGAAGTCGCCGCGTACGGCTGCACGACCTGCATCGGCAACGCGGGCGACCTCACGCCCGAGCTGAACGAAGCGATCACGAAGAACGACATCGTCGCGGCGGCCGTGCTGTCGGGCAACCGCAACTTCGAAGCGCGCATCCACCCGAACATCCGCGCGAACTTCCTGGCGTCGCCGCCGCTCGTCGTCGCGTACGCGATCGCCGGCAACATCACGCGCGACCTGATGACCGAGCCGGTCGGCCAGGGCAAGGGCGGCAAGGACATCTATCTCGGCGATATCTGGCCGACGAGCGAAGAAGTCCAGTCGCTCCTCAAGTTCGCGCTCGATCCGGAGAAGTTCGAGAAGAACTACTCGCAGCTCACGAAGAAGGGCGACCTCTGGAGCAAGATCGAAGGCGAAAGCGGCCAGGTGTACGACTGGCCGAAGTCGACGTACATCGCGGAACCGCCGTTCTTCGGCAGCGAATTCTCGATGGAGCCGGCCGATTCGATCGCGACGGTCAAGGGCGCGCGCGCGCTCGGCATCTTCGGCGATTCGGTCACGACCGACCACATCAGCCCGGCAGGCTCGATCAAGGAAGACTCGCCGGCCGGCAAGTGGCTGAAGGAAAACGGCGTGCAGAAGGCCGACTTCAACAGCTACGGCTCGCGTCGCGGCAACCATGACGTGATGATGCGCGGCACGTTCGCGAACGTCCGGATCAAGAACCTGATGATCCCCGCGAAGGCCGACGGCACGCGCGTCGAAGGCGGCCTGACGATCCACCAGCCGAGCGGCGAACAGCTGTCGATCTACGACGCGGCGATGAAGTACATCGACGCCGACACGCCGACCGTCGTGTTCGCGGGCGAGGAGTACGGCACGGGCTCGTCGCGCGACTGGGCGGCGAAGGGCACGCAACTGCTCGGTGTGAAGGCCGTGATCGCACGCAGCTTCGAGCGGATCCACCGTTCGAACCTGGTCGGCATGGGCGTGCTGCCGCTGCAGTTCAAGGGCTCGGACAGCATCCAGTCGCTCGGCATCACGGGCGACGAGACGTACGACATCGAAGGTCTCGGCGACGACTTCAAGCCGCAACAGGACGTCACGCTCGTGATCCATCGCAAGAACGGCGAAACGAAGCGCGTGCCGGTGCTGCTGCGCATCGATACGCCGATCGAAGTCGATTACTACAAGCACGGCGGCATCCTGCCGTTCGTGCTGCGCTCGCTGCTCGCAGCGTAAGCATCCTGTTTTTTGCAGGGACCGCGCGACGCAGCGATGCGTGCGCGGTCGATTTGAAGCCCGGCCTGGCCGGGCTTTTTTGTGCCGGTTCATCCGGCTGCGGAAACCTCGCGTGCGATCGCGGAGCCTGCTTCGCGCGGTCAGTGCGGTCAGTGCGGTCAGTGCGGTCAGTGCGGCTCGCCGCGCGCATGCCGCGAATATCAATATATGAACAGCGGGATATCGCACCCAATTACGAAATCTGGCAGGCTCGTTTTGCCGAAATTCGGCATCGACGTCGTTCGGCCAACGAAGAAGTGCATCGACCCCATCGACGATCCGAACCGCGATCGCCGGACGAAGCCGCTTGCAACGACGCGAGTCGATTTTGTCGCCTCCGCGACTATCGGTTCCGGCGAGCGGGAATCCGGCGCCACGTCAGCCACACGATCAGCGTGAACAGCACGTACGCGACCGTGAACACCCACGCCGGCAAGTCGTAGTACAGCAGTCGGCCGACCCAGCGCTGCAGGAAGCCCTGCGCACTCGGCGAACCGGTGCGCAGACGGTCTTCGAGCACCGTCAGCGGGCAATCGATACCGAGCGCCGCCAACGCGGCGACGACGCCGATCGCAAGCAGATGGACGAGCCTGAACGTCCGGTCGCGCACCCATCGCCAGCCGAGCGCGGCGCCCGTCCAGACCGCGACGAGTCCGCCGACGATGAAAAGCACGATCAGCGCATGCAAGACGAGTACCGCATCGGCAAGCCAGACCATGATGTCCTTTGAGCGGGCGGCGGGATCGCCGCGCGGGACGTCGCCGCGCGTCGATGCGGTGCCTGCTTGCTGTGGCCATGCCGTCGACGCCGGTGCGTGGCGCACGCGGATGGACGCGGGTAGGCGCAGCTACATCGACCACGCGTGCGACAACGGCCGCAGGACGAACCGGATCGTCCACCGCCAGCGCACCGCTTCGCTCCGGGCGACGACCGTCGCGCTCACGAGCGCCGCAGTCCCGCAAAACGGAGCATACGCCGATGCCGGCGCGCATCGACATAGCGATCGAAGGCGCTGCCGACGACTGGTGCGGACTCGCGGCGGCATTGCGCCGTTCGCACTCGAATCGAGCGCTTACCGAGTAAGAGCTGATTCCTGGACGGCCGCGCAACGCAGCAACGCGTGCGCGGCCAGCGCCTGGCCCGGCCACGCCGGGCGTCTCGATCGGCAAGCGGCGGTCGGATCGACCGTCAGCTTGCCGGCTTGTCGAGCACCGCATACCACGAACACACGACGCCTGCGGGCGCGACGCCGCCCGCTCCGTTCGAGTGCGGCACGGTGCGCACGATAGACCCGGCGAGCGCGGGCCGCTGCTTGATGCCGTTCGGCCAGGCCGGACTCAGATAGCCGACGTAGTCGTAGATCCACTCCTCGCCGCCCACCTTGCCGCGCCCCTGGAACCTCACGGTATTGGGCGCGCCGTAGTCGACGTAGCCGCTCAGCGTCAGTTCCCATCCGTCGCCATAGATGCGGCCCTTGAAGACGCCCATCGGCGCCTTGTCGATCTGGATGTTGGCGCGGCCGAACTCCAGCTTGTCGAAGTCCATCGACAAGTTAGGATTGTTGATCAAACTGCGGTACGTCCAGATGCCTGCCAGGCTGCCGATTTCCGGGTCATAGCTCATGTCGCACTCCTTTGTCACGTCGGATCGGCCTGCGCGCCGAACCGGAGCTGCACATGTGGAAAAACATGGAAAAAAGAAACGGACCATCGGCGAGGACGCGCACGGCGCCCTCGCCGTCCTTCAGTCGGCGACCTCGAACTGCGGCTGCAATCCAGCCACCGTCGCGATGGCAGCCCTCGCCGCGCTCGGCACGCCGCCCCCGCGGTGAATGAATTCCACCCGGAATTTCGCTTTCGGCACGTCGTCGGCCGGAATCGCACTCAACGGGAAATGCGCGACGACGTCCAGATGCGTCAGGCAATTCGCGCAATGCACGACGTTCCAGCGGCTCAGAACCGATTTGTGGCCGAGGTAATACTCGCGCGTCTTGCCGTTCGAGTCCGTCACGGCCGCGTACGCCTTCATGATGAAGGATCCTTGGAACTGCGCGCGGTCAACGCCCGTCACCGTCAGCTTCTTCGTGCTGTTTCCGCTCGGTACGGCCAGCAACGACGCCTTCAGTTCGGAAGCGACGTCGTCGAGCGAACCCCGCCCGTACGTGAATCCGAGCTGGCGCTCGATGTTGATGCAGTCCTCGGACATGTAGGCGTCGCCATTGGATTTCCTGAACGGATTGAGCGGCGTCTTGAGACCGAGCGCCTCGCCCGGCGCGAAACCGGGAGTCGGCCCTTGCGAATCGCTCGCGTTCGTGCCCGGATAGTCGCGGATGATGTCGAGATGGTCGGTGTGCCCCGTCTGCTTCTGCCAGACCCAGAACATGCGATCGACGTTGCAGTGATGGAAAAAGAAAATCGGATCCATGCCGGCCGTGTTGTTTTCCCCCATGTCGCCGTTCGCGCCGGCGATCTGTCCGACTTCGTCGCCGGGCCCGTTGCCGAGATCGAAACCGCCGACGGACAGATGGATGTCGTTGTGCGGCGATTCGACGGGCGTCACGTAGCCCGGGTTCGAGCTGTTCCATACCGATGCGGAAGTCGTATTGGAAAACACCGTGTAGTTCGGCGCCGACAGGCAGCGGATGTATTTCGCATAGACGCCGTTCCTGGTCGGATTGGGATCCTCCGGCGTCGGCGAACTGCCGCGCAACCATGCCTTCACGTTGCTGTTGAGCAGTTCGGTATTCTTCTTCGGATTCGGGAATTTCGCATTGTGTATAGTCGTCTGCTCGCGTGCCTCCGGCGTGCCGACGAGGCCGGACAACGGGTAACGCTTCGTCACATACCCTTTTGGTTTCTCGTAGATGTTGCCGTCACCCGGCAGGTGATCGGACAGCGCTTCGGGCAGCACGAACGAGCGCAGCGGATTGTCGATTTCCTTGCCGTCCAGCACGAACGTCTCCTGGGTCAGAATCGACGGAATCCCGTGCTTCAGCGTATAGTCATCCGTCTCGTCCCAGAACGGCATCGACACGCCCGGCACGATGCTCTGGAGCGCCTCTTCGAGCTTGTAGACATACATCCGGTGCCAGGTCGGGAACAGCACGTTGCCGTGATTGCAGTAGCCGCCCCAATACGGATAGATGTCGTCTGGCGGCAAGGCGTCCACCGGCTTGCGATACTGGAACGGTTCGCCGTGATAGCCGCCAAGCGCGAAGAACGATTTCGGATCCGACGGCGGCAATGCCTTGATGCCGGCCCACGCGCGCACGAGATCTTCGAGCGGCTTCTTGTCCTCATCTGTGTCGTAGAGCTTCTGAAGGTCGCGCACCGACCGGCGCACTCTCAATCCATTCAAGTTAGACATGTCCACTCCTTTTATCGCGTAGCGTTGTAGTCCCTCGGCATGCCTCGGGATTTACGGATGACGGCGTCGTCTTGCGAGCACGCGCGCGATGGTCTCGGCCATGCCGGGAAACGCGCACGCGCTGCCCTCGCCCGGCTCAAGAACGGGCGGACGGGCGACCGACGGATCGCCATCGGTAAATGGGGGTAAAGGGTTGTACTGAATGCTGAGCTGAACCTTGCCGGCCACGACGTCGTTGGATAGCAGCGCAACGATCTTCAGCCCCTCATCGAGCCCGGATGAAATGCCGCCGCCCGTGATGCGCGTGCCGTCGATGACAAAGCGCGGATAGTCCGGCGCCACGTCGATGCATGGAAACAGCCTGAGACAGGGGAGAAACGCCCAATGCGTCGTCGCTTTGTAACCATCCAGATAACCGGCTGCCGCGGCAAGCAGCGCCCCTTCGCACACCGATGCCGCGTAATCGGCGAACGACGCCTGCCGCGACAGAAAATCCATGCGCGCCGAATCGAGCATCAAGCGCTGCAGCGCAGCGGGATCGCCGCCGGGCACCCAGAGCAGATCCACTTGCTCGACATCGCGAAAGCTCGGCAAATCGCCACCAAGCGTCAGGTGGTCGCGCGTCGCAACGGAAGAACCGTCGAATGAGATCAGATGCACTTCGCGATGCGGCGCATCGTGGATCACGTCGGGCTCGATCTGCGCCATCCAGTCGAACAGCTCGCGCGGCACCGCGACGTCGAGCAGGTCTACGCCGTCGTACACGATGATGCCGATCCGATAAGCGTCAGTTGATCGCATGGCTCGCCCTCGCCACCGTTATCGCGTCGTCCATCGCCCGCATTGCGACGTGATGGAGCATCATGCCGACCAGCATCGAGCACACCAGTCCATTGGCGCCCCACGGCCAGTCGACCAGATCCGCCCACGTCGTCAGCAGCATGGCCGACAGGCTCATTGCGAACATCATCGTACCGAGCGCGACCGCGACATCGACGATCCGCCTGAGCGGGCGGACGCCGCGCTTTCGCTCGCCGTGCACGCTCAGGATGCTCAAGCCGAGCATCGCCGCGGCGGTGAACGGAAACAGGCGGACGTGCAGGATCCAATCGTCGACGAAGGACGCACGGCTGCACAGTGCAAGCACTGCCTCCGGATAAGTCGACGCAAAATCCGCAAGCAGCGCGCCGCTCAACACGGCCGCGCCTGCGATCGGCAATACGCCTGCGCGCACGTCTCGCCATGCACGCATCGTCCCGACGCCGGCAAGTGCGAGCGCAGGCAGCGCGTTCCATGCCCAGAACGTCGGCGTATGCGATGCCGCGATGGGCAGCACGCACGCAACCCAGCCCGCCAACGCGTGCAGTACGACGCGAACCGAGCGCGCCCGATCGAAGCCGATGCTGGA harbors:
- a CDS encoding malate dehydrogenase, which produces MAKPAKRVAVTGAAGQIAYSLLFRIANGDLLGKDQPVILQLLDLPQAQAAVKGVVMELDDCAFPLLAGVVIADDPKVAFKDADVALLVGARPRSKGMERKDLLSANAEIFTVQGAALNEVASRDVKVLVVGNPANTNAYIAMKSAPDLPKKNFTAMLRLDHNRALSQLAAKSGKPVASIEKLAVWGNHSPTMYPDFRFATAEGESLLKLINDDVWNRDTFIPTVGKRGAAIIEARGLSSAASAANAAIDHVRDWVLGTNGKWATMGIPSDGSYGIPEDIIYGVPVICENGEYKRVEGLEIDAFSREKMDGTLAELLEERDGVAHLLK
- a CDS encoding HpcH/HpaI aldolase/citrate lyase family protein yields the protein MSALTPAEVLYEGVAPPAIPPCCDHYAGSEKLMLKSLALQAELGPVFDITLDCEDGAAVGREAEHAALVAALVGGDANRFGRVGARIHDISHPHWRDDVRIVLRAARPLAYLTLPKVGGAADAAEMCAFIEASRRELGIAQPIPVDVLIETHGALADAAQIAALPTVATLSFGLMDFVSAHHGAIPDDAMRAPGQFDHPLVRRAKLEIAAACHAHGKTPSHNVTTEVRDMRVVADDARRAREEFGYTRMWSIHPAQIREIVAAFAPRAGEIVRATEILLAAQAADWGPTRHDDALHDRASYRYYWSVLRRARATGQPLPAESAPLFRRADEPAAERREA
- a CDS encoding bifunctional 2-methylcitrate dehydratase/aconitate hydratase, with translation MSAPIPNVRPAPDSVLVDIADYVLNHRIDSALALETARHCLIDTLGCGLEALSYPACTKLLGPIVPGTIVPHGAKVPGTPFQLDPVQAAFNIGAAIRWLDFNDTWLAAEWGHPSDNLGGILATADWLSRTAIAAGKRPLAMKDVLVAMIHAHEIQGCLALENSFNQVGLDHVLLVKVASTAAVGRLLGLSRDELINALSLAFVDGQALRTYRHAPNTGSRKSWAAGDATSRAVRLALIARTGEMGYPSALTAKTWGFYDVSFGGRPFRFQRPYGTYVMENVLFKIAYPAEFHAQTAVEAAMTLHAQLAAAGRTADEIRRVSVRTHAAAIRIIDKQGPLANPADRDHCIQYMIAVPLLFGRLTAADYEDAIAADPRIDALRAKIACVEDPQFTKDYHDPAKRSIANALAIEFNDGSTLAEAAVEYPIGHMRRRADGIPLLIDKFRTNLARRFPAKQQQAILDVSLDQAKLEAMPVDEYVDLYVI
- the acnA gene encoding aconitate hydratase AcnA, which codes for MAHNLHKTLKEFDSGSGKGKFYSLPKLGKELKTKIERLPVSIRIVLESVLRNYDGKKITEEHIEQLANWKPNAKRVDEIPFVVSRVVLQDFTGVPLLADIAAMRGVAKRAGKNPKKIEPLVPVDLVVDHSVQIDYFRQKDALDLNMKLEFQRNNERYQFMKWGMQAFDTFKVVPPGVGIVHQVNLEYLARGVHKKKDDGDTVYYPDTLVGTDSHTTMINGIGVVGWGVGGIEAEAGMLGQPVYFLTPDVVGVELKGKLREGVTATDLVLTITEMLRKEKVVGKFVEFFGVGTKTLALPDRATIANMAPEYGATMGFFPVDEKTIDYFKGTGRTKAEIAAFENYFKAQDLFGIPKAGDIDYTKTLTLDLSTVAPSLAGPKRPQDRIEIGNVKSTFTDLFSKPVAENGFAKKAEDLNAEYKTSNGVDVKNGDVLIAAITSCTNTSNPSVLLAAGLVAKKAVEAGLTVAPHIKTSLAPGSRIVTEYLTKTGLLPYLAKLGFEVAAYGCTTCIGNAGDLTPELNEAITKNDIVAAAVLSGNRNFEARIHPNIRANFLASPPLVVAYAIAGNITRDLMTEPVGQGKGGKDIYLGDIWPTSEEVQSLLKFALDPEKFEKNYSQLTKKGDLWSKIEGESGQVYDWPKSTYIAEPPFFGSEFSMEPADSIATVKGARALGIFGDSVTTDHISPAGSIKEDSPAGKWLKENGVQKADFNSYGSRRGNHDVMMRGTFANVRIKNLMIPAKADGTRVEGGLTIHQPSGEQLSIYDAAMKYIDADTPTVVFAGEEYGTGSSRDWAAKGTQLLGVKAVIARSFERIHRSNLVGMGVLPLQFKGSDSIQSLGITGDETYDIEGLGDDFKPQQDVTLVIHRKNGETKRVPVLLRIDTPIEVDYYKHGGILPFVLRSLLAA
- a CDS encoding DUF2784 domain-containing protein, with protein sequence MVWLADAVLVLHALIVLFIVGGLVAVWTGAALGWRWVRDRTFRLVHLLAIGVVAALAALGIDCPLTVLEDRLRTGSPSAQGFLQRWVGRLLYYDLPAWVFTVAYVLFTLIVWLTWRRIPARRNR
- a CDS encoding tyrosinase family protein — encoded protein: MSNLNGLRVRRSVRDLQKLYDTDEDKKPLEDLVRAWAGIKALPPSDPKSFFALGGYHGEPFQYRKPVDALPPDDIYPYWGGYCNHGNVLFPTWHRMYVYKLEEALQSIVPGVSMPFWDETDDYTLKHGIPSILTQETFVLDGKEIDNPLRSFVLPEALSDHLPGDGNIYEKPKGYVTKRYPLSGLVGTPEAREQTTIHNAKFPNPKKNTELLNSNVKAWLRGSSPTPEDPNPTRNGVYAKYIRCLSAPNYTVFSNTTSASVWNSSNPGYVTPVESPHNDIHLSVGGFDLGNGPGDEVGQIAGANGDMGENNTAGMDPIFFFHHCNVDRMFWVWQKQTGHTDHLDIIRDYPGTNASDSQGPTPGFAPGEALGLKTPLNPFRKSNGDAYMSEDCINIERQLGFTYGRGSLDDVASELKASLLAVPSGNSTKKLTVTGVDRAQFQGSFIMKAYAAVTDSNGKTREYYLGHKSVLSRWNVVHCANCLTHLDVVAHFPLSAIPADDVPKAKFRVEFIHRGGGVPSAARAAIATVAGLQPQFEVAD
- a CDS encoding DJ-1/PfpI family protein, yielding MRSTDAYRIGIIVYDGVDLLDVAVPRELFDWMAQIEPDVIHDAPHREVHLISFDGSSVATRDHLTLGGDLPSFRDVEQVDLLWVPGGDPAALQRLMLDSARMDFLSRQASFADYAASVCEGALLAAAAGYLDGYKATTHWAFLPCLRLFPCIDVAPDYPRFVIDGTRITGGGISSGLDEGLKIVALLSNDVVAGKVQLSIQYNPLPPFTDGDPSVARPPVLEPGEGSACAFPGMAETIARVLARRRRHP